In Deltaproteobacteria bacterium, one DNA window encodes the following:
- a CDS encoding helix-turn-helix domain-containing protein — protein MEKDDGILNSKEVARILDMSPDTVNEFARKSILPAFKAGRQWRFRRRDIASFKRQLQGADAA, from the coding sequence ATGGAGAAGGACGACGGCATTCTGAACAGCAAGGAGGTTGCTCGGATTCTGGATATGAGCCCGGACACGGTTAACGAGTTCGCGCGCAAGAGCATCCTGCCGGCGTTCAAGGCCGGGCGGCAGTGGCGGTTTCGCCGTCGCGATATCGCTTCGTTCAAGCGCCAGTTACAAGGCGCGGACGCGGCGTAG
- a CDS encoding MFS transporter, with amino-acid sequence MLTPRRPTLAILFVTVFVDLLGFGIVIPLLPYYARTFQASGLTAGAVIACYSAMQFVFAPLWGRLSDRIGRRPVMLMSLATSTLSYALFAGATDLTMLFASRVLAGVGGANVAVAQAFIADVTGEHERAKGMGLIGAAFGLGFVFGPAIGGLLAAYGHWAPGAAAALICGLNLLAAVFRLPESLAVARRRRAGFVHPLLQLRRVRGRPQLGVLLVAFCAAIFSFATMETTFSLLCATSLHLTATQIYWLFGYMGLTMSVVQGGIIGRLAQHVSERALVTGGCVLLALGLLATPFARPLVPLLLALAALAIGQGVVSPTLSSLISKTADAAEHGGVLGLSQATGSLARILGPLWGGLLFDWGGPLGPYLTTGTLMLLVTGLSLRLTRAQAAALTAPNPLAARAC; translated from the coding sequence GTGCTCACTCCCCGACGACCGACGCTGGCTATTCTCTTCGTTACCGTGTTTGTCGACCTGCTCGGTTTCGGCATCGTCATCCCGCTGCTGCCGTACTACGCCCGCACCTTCCAGGCCTCGGGGTTGACGGCGGGGGCGGTGATCGCCTGCTATTCGGCGATGCAGTTCGTCTTCGCGCCACTGTGGGGACGGCTGTCCGATCGTATCGGCCGGCGCCCGGTGATGCTGATGAGCTTGGCGACCTCGACGCTGTCGTATGCGTTGTTTGCCGGGGCAACCGATCTGACGATGCTGTTCGCCTCGCGCGTGCTGGCGGGCGTGGGCGGGGCAAACGTCGCCGTGGCGCAGGCGTTCATCGCCGACGTCACCGGCGAGCACGAGCGGGCCAAAGGGATGGGGTTGATCGGTGCCGCCTTCGGTCTCGGCTTTGTTTTCGGGCCGGCGATTGGCGGGCTGCTGGCCGCCTATGGCCATTGGGCCCCGGGGGCGGCGGCGGCACTGATCTGCGGCCTGAACTTGCTGGCGGCGGTCTTCCGTTTGCCTGAATCACTGGCGGTGGCGCGGCGCCGGCGGGCCGGTTTCGTTCATCCGCTGCTGCAACTGCGCCGGGTGCGCGGCCGGCCGCAGCTGGGGGTACTGCTGGTGGCGTTCTGTGCCGCGATCTTCTCGTTCGCCACCATGGAGACCACCTTCTCGCTCTTGTGCGCCACCTCGCTGCATCTGACGGCGACGCAGATTTACTGGCTCTTCGGTTACATGGGGCTGACCATGAGCGTTGTGCAAGGCGGCATCATCGGCCGGCTGGCGCAGCACGTCAGCGAACGCGCGCTGGTGACGGGCGGGTGCGTGTTGCTGGCGCTCGGGCTACTGGCGACGCCGTTTGCGCGCCCACTGGTGCCGCTGTTGTTGGCCCTCGCCGCGCTGGCGATCGGCCAGGGCGTGGTCTCGCCGACGTTGTCAAGCCTGATTTCCAAGACCGCCGATGCGGCGGAGCACGGCGGGGTGTTGGGTCTGAGCCAAGCCACCGGCAGTCTGGCTCGCATACTGGGGCCGCTCTGGGGCGGACTCCTGTTCGACTGGGGCGGACCGCTGGGTCCCTATCTCACCACCGGCACGCTGATGCTGCTGGTTACGGGGCTGTCATTGCGGCTGACTCGGGCGCAGGCGGCGGCACTGACAGCGCCGAACCCGCTGGCCGCGCGCGCCTGTTAG
- a CDS encoding CopD family protein: protein MRWVIALHVIAVIMWVGPLLLLTQMLALHAGEEAPAVPALRRVEGRLFSSIVNPSAAVVLVTGLLILLSAPGVYLKAHWFHLKLSLAVILFVLHLRIFRRMLALHAQPEAVPARSFLTLHLIAAAAVVAVVILVIVQPF from the coding sequence ATGCGTTGGGTCATCGCGCTGCACGTGATTGCAGTCATCATGTGGGTGGGGCCGCTGCTGCTGCTGACACAGATGCTGGCACTCCATGCCGGCGAGGAAGCGCCGGCGGTGCCGGCGCTACGGCGAGTGGAAGGCCGCCTGTTCAGTTCCATCGTCAACCCCTCGGCCGCGGTGGTATTGGTCACCGGCCTGCTGATTCTGCTGTCCGCACCCGGAGTCTACCTCAAGGCGCACTGGTTTCATCTTAAGCTCTCACTGGCCGTGATCCTGTTCGTGTTGCACCTGCGCATCTTTCGCCGCATGCTGGCACTGCACGCGCAGCCGGAGGCGGTGCCGGCGCGCTCGTTCCTCACGCTGCACCTGATTGCCGCCGCCGCGGTGGTGGCGGTTGTCATCCTGGTAATCGTGCAGCCGTTTTGA
- a CDS encoding VOC family protein, with amino-acid sequence MSIQRLTHIGICVADMERSLRFYRDALGFTYLSEIRIGGEPTATLLQLPEVDLHACYLERDGTRIELLHYLSPGAVSAPRPRPLNQLGLTHVSLRVTNLNEVVDKLRAAGAAVIEPSHIDFPAFAAAAIFVTDPDGTLLELVQAPGDPALPPGAG; translated from the coding sequence ATGAGCATCCAACGCCTGACCCACATCGGTATCTGTGTCGCCGACATGGAGCGCTCGCTGCGCTTCTATCGCGACGCTCTCGGCTTCACCTACCTGTCGGAGATCCGCATCGGCGGCGAACCGACGGCGACACTGCTGCAGCTGCCGGAGGTCGACTTGCACGCCTGCTACCTCGAACGCGACGGCACCCGCATCGAGCTGTTGCACTACCTCTCGCCCGGGGCGGTGAGCGCCCCACGGCCGCGGCCGCTCAACCAGCTCGGCCTGACCCACGTATCACTGCGAGTCACAAATCTTAATGAGGTGGTGGACAAGCTGCGCGCCGCCGGAGCGGCGGTGATCGAACCCTCGCACATCGACTTCCCCGCCTTCGCGGCAGCGGCCATCTTCGTTACCGATCCCGACGGCACCTTGCTCGAACTGGTGCAAGCCCCGGGTGATCCAGCGCTGCCGCCGGGAGCCGGCTGA
- the infC gene encoding translation initiation factor IF-3 yields the protein MPPTPDAHRINRYIRAPQVRLIGADGSQVGIVPLDDALRRAQEAELDLVEIAPTAQPPVCRILNYGKFKYQQHKKESEAKRKQTVTTVKELRLGYRTDTGDTQRQIERAREFIADGDRVKITLRFRGREMAYQDLGRQKLLGVCEALKDVASIEGSPKMEGRMMGVILAPGVKKKSVPRPPKEAAPKAEVKEAVAPTPTPQP from the coding sequence ATTCCCCCCACCCCTGATGCACATCGCATCAATCGTTACATTCGAGCCCCGCAGGTGCGCTTGATCGGTGCGGACGGCAGCCAGGTCGGCATTGTCCCGCTGGACGATGCTTTGCGCCGGGCGCAAGAGGCCGAACTCGATTTGGTCGAGATTGCTCCGACGGCGCAGCCGCCGGTCTGCCGCATTCTCAACTACGGCAAGTTCAAGTACCAGCAGCACAAGAAGGAGTCGGAAGCCAAGCGCAAGCAGACCGTCACCACGGTCAAGGAGCTGCGCCTGGGTTACCGCACCGACACCGGCGACACCCAGCGCCAAATCGAGCGCGCGCGCGAGTTCATCGCCGACGGCGATCGGGTGAAGATCACGCTGCGCTTTCGCGGCCGCGAGATGGCGTATCAGGACCTCGGCCGGCAGAAACTGCTGGGGGTGTGCGAGGCGTTGAAGGATGTGGCATCGATCGAAGGCTCGCCCAAGATGGAAGGCCGCATGATGGGGGTGATCCTGGCGCCGGGCGTGAAGAAGAAGAGCGTCCCGAGACCGCCGAAGGAGGCCGCACCGAAGGCCGAGGTAAAAGAGGCCGTGGCGCCGACGCCGACTCCGCAACCGTAG
- a CDS encoding phosphoribosylglycinamide formyltransferase has protein sequence MARVRLAVLLSGSGSTLQNLLDRIGDGRLDAEVVVVIGSRREAFGLERARNAGLPAIAVARKDYASVEAFNDALHQALSGYDFDLIVMAGFLSQFQLRGRYAERVLNIHPALIPAFCGQGFYGEKVHRAVIESGVKVSGCTIHFADDQYDHGPIILQGAVPVLDDDTPATLAARVHALENELYPQAITLWAAGRLRVEGRRVRVVP, from the coding sequence ATGGCGCGCGTTCGGCTGGCGGTGTTGTTGTCCGGCAGCGGCAGTACGCTGCAAAACCTGCTCGATCGTATCGGCGACGGCCGCTTGGACGCCGAGGTCGTGGTAGTTATCGGCTCGCGGCGCGAGGCTTTCGGACTGGAGCGCGCCCGCAATGCCGGCTTGCCGGCGATCGCGGTAGCGCGCAAGGACTACGCCAGCGTCGAGGCCTTCAACGACGCGCTGCACCAGGCGCTGAGCGGCTACGACTTCGACTTGATCGTGATGGCGGGCTTCCTCTCGCAGTTTCAGCTGCGCGGCCGCTACGCCGAGCGCGTGCTCAATATCCACCCGGCACTCATCCCCGCCTTTTGCGGTCAGGGTTTCTATGGTGAGAAAGTCCACCGGGCAGTGATCGAGTCGGGGGTGAAAGTGAGCGGCTGCACGATCCACTTCGCCGACGACCAATACGATCACGGGCCGATCATCCTTCAGGGTGCCGTACCCGTGCTCGACGATGACACCCCGGCGACGCTAGCGGCGCGGGTGCATGCGCTGGAGAACGAATTGTACCCACAAGCGATCACCCTGTGGGCCGCCGGCCGCCTGCGCGTCGAAGGCCGGCGCGTCCGCGTTGTGCCGTGA
- a CDS encoding alpha/beta fold hydrolase: MPMLRANGISLYYELHGDGPPLVLLMGLAGNLAMWDPELIAALSRRFRLVLFENRGTGRSDKPDHPYTIKLFADDAAALLAGLGIARAHVLGASMGGMIAQQFALDHRQLVDRLILCCTTAGGGQATPPDVETLMAIANTDGLAPVDHTQRMRGFAFHHSFLTPDNVAYLDRKLIREVEHPTPPFALAHHFHAAIHFDVADRLGEIVQPTLVLVGREDRMVPAPNSLWLAQRIANADLIVYGNAGHGFMTERRAEVVRDITAFLAGE, encoded by the coding sequence ATGCCGATGCTGCGCGCCAACGGGATCAGCCTTTACTACGAACTTCACGGCGACGGCCCGCCATTGGTGTTGCTGATGGGGCTGGCCGGTAACCTGGCGATGTGGGACCCGGAATTGATCGCGGCCCTCAGCCGGCGTTTTCGCCTGGTGCTGTTCGAAAACCGCGGCACCGGACGTAGCGACAAGCCGGATCATCCTTACACCATCAAGCTGTTCGCCGACGACGCCGCGGCGTTGCTCGCCGGCCTTGGCATTGCGCGGGCGCACGTCCTGGGCGCCTCGATGGGCGGCATGATTGCCCAGCAATTCGCCCTCGATCACCGCCAGCTAGTCGACCGCTTGATCCTGTGCTGCACCACCGCCGGCGGCGGCCAGGCGACGCCGCCGGACGTGGAGACGTTGATGGCGATTGCCAACACCGACGGCTTGGCGCCCGTCGACCACACCCAGCGCATGCGCGGGTTTGCTTTTCACCACTCCTTCCTCACCCCCGACAACGTCGCGTACTTGGACCGCAAGCTGATACGCGAGGTCGAGCACCCGACGCCGCCGTTTGCCCTGGCGCATCACTTCCACGCGGCGATCCACTTCGACGTGGCCGACCGCCTCGGCGAGATCGTGCAGCCGACGCTGGTGCTGGTGGGCCGGGAGGACCGTATGGTGCCGGCGCCCAACTCGCTGTGGCTGGCGCAACGCATCGCCAATGCCGACCTGATCGTCTACGGCAACGCCGGCCACGGTTTCATGACCGAGCGGCGTGCCGAGGTGGTGCGCGATATCACCGCGTTCCTGGCCGGGGAGTGA